A part of Gossypium hirsutum isolate 1008001.06 chromosome A07, Gossypium_hirsutum_v2.1, whole genome shotgun sequence genomic DNA contains:
- the LOC107956442 gene encoding gibberellin 20 oxidase 1, whose protein sequence is MVHCLPKVSVIQDKPMLPSTSAVAKDEYWPPLAFDASILGSESNIPSQFIWPDDEKPCLDAPELVIPTIDLGAFLLRYSLAVSKAAEVVNEACKKHGFFLVVNHGVDSGLIDKAHQYMDRFFSLQLSEKQKAKRKVGESYGYASSFVGRFSSKLPWKETLSFRYCPHTQNIVQHYMVNLMGEDFRDFGRLYQEYCEAMNKVSQEIMGLLGISLGLDQAYFKDFFEENDSILRLNHYPPCQKPELTLGTGPHTDPTSLTILHQDQVGGLQVFADEKWHSVAPIPGAFVVNIGDTFMALTNGIYKSCLHRAVVNTETVRKSLAFFLCPKLERPVTPAAGLVNAANPRKYPDFTWAALLKFTQNHYRADMKTLVAFSKWVQEQESNNKLIP, encoded by the exons ATGGTTCATTGTCTGCCAAAGGTTTCTGTCATTCAAGACAAGCCGATGCTTCCATCAACTTCTGCTGTCGCAAAGGATGAGTATTGGCCGCCTTTAGCTTTCGATGCATCGATCCTTGGATCTGAATCCAACATACCCTCTCAGTTCATATGGCCTGACGACGAGAAGCCATGCCTGGATGCCCCAGAACTTGTAATTCCAACCATTGACTTGGGAGCTTTCTTGCTTAGGTACTCTCTTGCTGTATCAAAAGCGGCAGAGGTGGTGAATGAGGCATGCAAGAAGCATGGGTTTTTTCTGGTTGTAAACCATGGGGTGGATTCAGGGCTTATAGACAAAGCTCATCAGTACATGGACCGCTTCTTCAGCCTGCAACTTTCTGAGAAGCAAAAGGCTAAGAGAAAAGTAGGAGAAAGCTATGGGTATGCAAGCAGTTTCGTTGGGAGGTTTTCCTCCAAGTTGCCATGGAAAGAAACACTGTCTTTTCGGTACTGTCCTCACACTCAAAATATCGTGCAACACTATATGGTGAATTTGATGGGTGAAGATTTTAGAGATTTCGG GAGGCTTTACCAGGAATATTGTGAAGCCATGAACAAGGTTTCCCAAGAGATAATGGGGCTGCTAGGGATAAGTCTAGGACTTGACCAAGCCTACTTCAAAGACTTCTTCGAAGAAAATGATTCAATCCTGAGACTGAATCACTATCCCCCATGCCAAAAGCCTGAGTTGACTCTGGGAACCGGTCCCCACACCGATCCCACTTCCTTGACAATCCTTCATCAGGATCAAGTGGGAGGCCTTCAGGTGTTTGCAGATGAAAAGTGGCACTCCGTTGCTCCCATCCCAGGAGCTTTCGTTGTCAACATTGGCGACACATTCATG GCTTTGACAAACGGTATTTACAAGAGCTGCTTGCACAGAGCAGTGGTGAATACTGAAACGGTGAGAAAATCACTTGCATTCTTTCTATGTCCCAAGCTGGAGAGACCGGTGACACCAGCAGCTGGCTTAGTAAATGCCGCAAATCCGAGGAAATACCCAGACTTCACTTGGGCAGCACTGCTGAAATTTACACAGAACCATTACCGTGCTGACATGAAAACCCTTGTTGCATTCTCCAAATGGGTTCAAGAACAAGAATCGAACAACAAATTAATACCTTAG